Proteins encoded together in one Cyprinus carpio isolate SPL01 chromosome B14, ASM1834038v1, whole genome shotgun sequence window:
- the LOC109106743 gene encoding ankyrin repeat domain-containing protein 50-like isoform X2, with the protein MHVKFTHPSVAHKGHSLGFRKISLDDLRKAYIVKDVQQYILHRLDQEEALRQHLTKETAEMLNQLHIKSSGCFLYLERVLDGVVESFIMLREIRDIPGTLNGLYLWLCQRLFVRKQFAKVQPILNVILAACRPLTVKELYHAVWTKNMTLTMEDFQKKMDILSKLLIDGLGSSKILFHYSFAEWLLDVKHCTQKYLCNAAEGHRMMAMSYTCRAKQLKPLEVQEFAYHLINSNLQIEPFNLALWMVWNGTPAKDSLSTSIPKEQEVLQLLVKAGAHVSNEDDHASCILQQALEREDSIRTLLDNGASVNQTDSNGRTLLANAAYSGNLDVVNLLISRRANMELKDNHGQTALTLAARQGHTKVVNCLIGCDANINHTDHDGWTALRSAAWGGHSEVVSALLYAGAKVDCADADSRTALRAAAWGGHEDIVLNLLQHGAEVNKVDNEGRTALIAAAYMGHREIVEHLLDHGAEVNHEDVDGRTALSVAALCVPASKGHGSVVSLLIDRGAEVDHCDKDCMTPLLVAAYEGHVDVVDLLLEGGADVDHTDNNGRTPLLAAASMGHASVVNTLLFWGAAVDSIDSEGRTVLSIASAQGNVEVVRTLLDRGLDENHRDDAGWTPLHMAAFEGHRQVCDALIEQGARCTEVDNDGRIPLILSAQEGHYDCVHILLENKSCIDQRGYDGRNAIRVAALERHRDIVELLLSHGADIDFKDADGRPTLYILALENQLAMAEYFLENRANVEASDLEGRTALHVSCWQGHVEMVRLLINYHADVNSCDNEKRSALQSAAWQGHIKIVKTLIDNGTIVDHTCNQGATALGIAAQEGHIDVVQTLLEHGADPNHADQFGRTAMRVAAKGGHTSIIKLLEKYGATSLNGCNPSPVHTMEQQTPASVAGKVQSLTIKSSSSGSTGAGDVHSAGRRQSNGPVHAFSSPSESPDSTVDRQKSSLSNNSLKSSKNSSLRTTSSTATAQTVPIDSVHALSFIEQIQQHSLPRSRSRQSIVSPSSTTRSIGTQPGSPTSEYDWSQVKPGLKSTKASKNGQNCSNKGTSGEKKKSKNGSYSQSQVLEYELTQFDKKLVLSKPVSNIAVKDPQCKIMVGRSSTLDSVQSQEQFYIQPQSCAEKKRNGIMTNPNYHLQGNQVFFGRVSVPRTAPSRGHQDLLDNYPIGETELSLKQALQLQIEGSDSGLNCKKDAVITDVLIHHSERDCAKVNAFICKRTETIFHTSLWKRLKKKGT; encoded by the exons atgcatgtgaaGTTCACACACCCAAGTGTTGCTCACAAAGGCCACTCCTTAG GATTCAGAAAGATCAGCCTAGATGACTTACGGAAGGCCTACATCGTAAAAGATGTGCAGCAATACATCCTTCACCGCCTAGACCAGGAGGAGGCCCTGCGACAACACCTCACAAAGGAGACAGCAGAGATGCTGAATCAGCTTCACATCAAGAGCAGTGGCTGCTTCCTGTACCTTGAGCGAGTTCTTGATGGAGTGGTTGAGAGCTTCATCATGCTGCGGGAAATCCGAGACATCCCGGGAACACTGAATGGACTCTACCTTTGGCTCTGCCAGAGACTGTTTGTCAGAAAGCAGTTCGCCAAAGTCCAGCCCATCCTTAATGTGATTCTGGCTGCCTGCAGGCCGCTGACTGTCAAGGAGCTCTATCATGCAGTCTGGACTAAAAACATGACTTTGACAATGGAGGACTTCCAGAAGAAGATGGACATTCTCTCCAAGTTGCTTATTGATGGACTTGGCAGTTCTAAGATCTTATTTCACTACAGCTTTGCTGAATGGCTCCTGGATGTTAAACACTGCACACAAAAATACCTTTGCAATGCAGCAGAAGGACATCGAATGATGGCCATGAGTTACACGTGCAGAGCAAAACAGCTTAAACCTCTAGAGGTGCAGGAGTTTGCCTATCACCTGATCAACTCGAACCTGCAGATCGAGCCCTTTAATCTTGCCCTTTGGATGGTGTGGAATGGCACCCCTGCTAAAGACTCCCTGTCCACTTCAATCCCAAAAGAACAGGAGGTACTCCAACTACTAGTCAAAGCTGGGGCTCACGTCAGCAATGAAGATGACCATGCTTCCTGCATTTTGCAACAGGCCTTGGAACGTGAGGACTCTATTCGAACCCTACTAGATAATGGCGCTTCTGTTAATCAAACTGACTCCAATGGAAGAACTCTTTTAGCCAATGCAGCCTACAGTGGAAATCTGGACGTCGTGAACCTTCTCATATCCAGAAGAGCCAACATGGAGTTGAAGGACAACCATGGACAGACAGCACTCACTCTGGCAGCTAGACAAGGCCACACCAAGGTGGTCAACTGTCTCATCGGGTGTGATGCTAACATCAATCACACAGACCATGATGGGTGGACCGCCCTTAGGTCTGCAGCCTGGGGAGGTCACTCGGAAGTTGTGTCTGCGCTCCTGTATGCAGGTGCTAAAGTGGACTGCGCAGATGCTGACAGTAGGACTGCCCTGAGAGCTGCCGCTTGGGGAGGTCATGAAGATATTGTCCTCAACCTTCTTCAGCATGGAGCCGAAGTCAACAAGGTGGATAATGAAGGACGAACGGCGTTGATTGCTGCAGCATACATGGGCCACAGAGAAATTGTCGAGCATCTACTGGATCATGGAGCTGAGGTCAACCATGAGGATGTGGATGGCAGGACGGCGCTCTCCGTTGCTGCTCTTTGTGTTCCAGCCAGCAAAGGCCACGGTTCGGTCGTGAGCCTGCTGATTGACCGTGGAGCAGAGGTGGACCACTGCGACAAGGACTGCATGACCCCACTTTTGGTGGCTGCCTACGAAGGCCATGTGGATGTGGTTGATCTGCTTCTAGAAGGAGGAGCGGATGTTGATCACACTGATAATAATGGTAGAACACCTTTGCTTGCTGCAGCATCTATGGGACATGCTTCGGTTGTCAACACTCTGCTTTTCTGGGGTGCGGCAGTGGACAGTATTGACAGTGAAGGCAGGACCGTGCTGAGCATTGCATCTGCACAGGGAAACGTGGAAGTTGTCCGAACTCTGCTGGACAGAGGACTGGATGAAAACCACAGAGATGATGCAGGCTGGACGCCGTTGCACATGGCCGCTTTTGAGGGACACAGACAAGTTTGTGATGCTCTTATTGAACAAGGTGCCCGCTGCACAGAGGTTGACAATGATGGACGTATCCCTTTGATTCTCTCTGCTCAAGAGGGTCATTACGACTGTGTGCACATCTTGCTGGAGAACAAGTCGTGTATTGACCAGAGAGGGTACGATGGGAGAAATGCTATCCGAGTTGCAGCACTAGAAAGGCACAGAGACATTGTGGAGTTGTTGCTGAGCCACGGGGCGGATATTGACTTCAAAGATGCAGACGGTCGCCCAACTCTTTACATCCTGGCACTTGAGAATCAGCTAGCCATGGCGGAGTACTTCCTCGAAAACAGAGCCAATGTTGAGGCCAGTGATTTGGAAGGAAGAACTGCCTTGCATGTGTCATGTTGGCAAGGACATGTAGAGATGGTCAGGTTACTAATCAACTACCATGCGGATGTGAACTCATGTGATAATGAGAAACGTTCTGCCCTCCAGTCGGCAGCTTGGCAGGGTCACATAAAGATTGTTAAAACCTTGATTGACAATGGCACCATTGTAGACCACACATGCAACCAGGGTGCTACAGCTCTGGGTATCGCCGCTCAAGAGGGGCACATTGATGTGGTTCAGACTCTTCTAGAGCATGGTGCGGATCCGAACCACGCTGATCAGTTTGGACGCACTGCCATGAGAGTGGCAGCCAAGGGTGGTCACACCTCCATAATCAAACTCTTGGAGAAATATGGCGCCACGAGTCTCAATGGCTGCAACCCGTCTCCTGTTCACACCATGGAGCAGCAAACACCTGCTTCAGTTGCTGGGAAAGTGCAGTCACTCACTATAAAGTCCAGCAGCTCTGGAAGCACAGGAGCTGGTGACGTGCATTCAGCAGGGCGAAGACAATCCAACGGACCTGTTCATGCTTTCAGCTCACCATCAGAGTCTCCAGACTCAACAGTAGACCGGCAAAAGTCCTCTCTCTCCAATAACTCACTCAAAAGTTCAAAGAACTCTTCGTTGAGGACCACCTCATCCACTGCGACTGCCCAGACTGTCCCCATTGACAGCGTCCATGCCCTTTCTTTTATTGAACAGATCCAGCAGCATTCACTGCCTCGCAGTCGCAGTCGTCAATCCATCGTTTCTCCCTCCTCCACCACCAGGTCCATCGGCACTCAGCCTGGCTCTCCAACCAGTGAGTATGATTGGAGTCAGGTCAAGCCAGGCCTCAAGTCCACCAAAGCGTCCAAGAATGGCCAAAACTGCTCAAACAAAGGAACATCTGGTGAGAAGAAGAAGAGCAAGAATGGCTCTTATTCGCAGAGCCAGGTTCTTGAGTATGAACTGACTCAGTTTGATAAAAAGCTTGTGCTCAGTAAGCCAGTGTCCAACATTGCAGTTAAAGATCCTCAATGTAAGATCATGGTGGGAAGATCCAGCACTCTGGATTCTGTCCAATCGCAGGAGCAGTTTTACATTCAGCCCCAGAGCTGTGCAGAGAAGAAGAGGAATGGTATTATGACCAACCCCAACTACCACCTACAGGGAAACCAGGTTTTTTTTGGGAGAGTTTCAGTCCCCAGAACTGCTCCCAGCAGGGGCCACCAGGACCTTCTGGACAATTACCCAATAGGGGAGACGGAATTAAGCCTGAAACAAGCCTTACAGCTTCAGATTGAAGGATCGGACTCTGGGTTAAACTGCAAAAAAGACGCCGTTATAACTG ATGTCCTAATTCATCATTCAGAAAGAGACTGTGCCAAAGTGAATGCTTTCATCTGCAAAAGAACTGAAACCATTTTCCACACTTCTCTGTGGAAACGTCTCAAGAAGAAAGGAACGTGA